The genomic region TCGCACCCTCTTCCGTCCCGGTGAATTACAACCCCTCGAAGATTCCATCTTCCACTTTCTCCCCACGAAGTTCTTGGTCCTTCAGTGGAGCCCCGCGTCGCGACGCCGCCAGcgttcaaaataataactgtaAGCAGTGCCTGTCGGCTGTCTTCTTGAATCGCTCCCTGGGGAACATTCCAGGACGTAATCCTTGTAGAGAGTGGGAAGAGGCAGTAAAGTCGGATGCGTTTTACTGTGGCCCAAGAACGTCTGCACCCTCAACGAAAATGACGAAAACAACGTTGAAATTAATTCCGACGAATAACTTAATGAGGGCCACTTGGACAAGAATTTGCCAAAAGGACCATTACAAAATTAAGTGgtttcaaaatgaaaatttcgGAATAAACCACAACGAAATACAAACAACTATCTGTTTCTAGAGAACAGTGTTTAAGAATGAAAATCAAACAAGGCAAAGAATGCCCTCAAGTCTATTACCGAGGCCGTTAACTAAGCGGTGCTATTTATACCCCGAAAACAAATCACCTTTCCGAACGGAAAACACGGCCACATTTAGACGACAACTAATGTGACGCACTTCTTCAGCTAAACACCACTTAAATTAACCAAGGGGGGCAGTTAATCTAGCGCGAAAAAAACCGCACACTTAAACGGTCGTTTAATTTTACTGTTACGGAAAAAACGGTCGCCATCTGAGCGAAGGAGACAGTTCGGGCGCAGATGTTGTTTCGTTCCCGAGAAAAGataacaaagaaaaaggaaaaactaAATTCGTGCCCTTGGTACTGACGTGTACTCAACAAGATTGGCTGTTTATTGGTTTTGTACCCGTCCCTGAGGCGAAGTTCGCCGAACGACGCAATCTAGTTTAAATTACGATAAGTAGCGGTTTTTCCTTCGTTTAAGATAACTTCTTTACCACCTCATAAACAACCATAAAAATtacctaaattaattaatcaaaatttaatttaaatcctttttttttcgattcgattcaaacgaagaaaattgaaaaactttatttcCCCAAACTGGTGCTAAAACGGTTATACATCAACGTGAAAGTGATGCATCGAAATGCAAAGGGGGTGCTGCGCTCGTCGGCGCCATTTCACCCCCGCACCCCAAGGGACCGGAGACAATCGAACGTCGACGGTCAGGTAAACGCCCCAGATTCGTATCAgggaaattgaaaaattaaatcgaaatcGAAGTTCGACATTGCCATCGTCGCCACCACCTCCTCTTTTCTACCCTACACTTCAAACCCCCTCTAACGCGATTTACTCCCAATTTGCGCGCAGGAATAAAGAGTTGACCATCGGGCGCTATTCAATTTCGCCAGTTCAATCTGGCACGTAACTTCGTTAGTTACGCACTTATTACTTTTTGGGGCGAGGTTTTAATCTTGAATGGGGAGgtggaaataaaatttgcgcgtaactatattaaattaatcttattGTTCAAATAAAGACGATGTTGCCAGTAATTTCGAAGTTATCGAAGAAAGTTAAAGATGATATCGATTTCAACTAGGGATTATAAGCGATGACGAGGAAGATTAGAGATACTGAGGGATGTTTGAGGAAGGCTAAAAACGATGTCTTTAGCATCGTTAACgatttgggttgggttaggttaCGTTAGGTTGGAAACGATGTTAAAAGTTGTCGTATGCTGAAGATAGTGATAAATGATGTTGAGAGAGGCCAGAGACTATGTTGAAGGATGTCATAGACGACGATGTTAAGAAAGGTTGTGGGCTATGTTGAGATTGATCACACTTTTACATCAGCTATAGTCCATGTTAAGGGAGATGTGACAAAAAAACATCGTGTTGTTGATTCCTTTTAGTCTTTATTTTGCCTAGTTTGTCTTATTTTGTACCACCATCCTTTGCTTCTAGAAGTAGTCCTGAATTATCCTACAGACACATTTTAGGTAGTCATCGATCGGCATCAATTTCACGTTCAACGCTATGTTAGTTTATGTACATCTTCATTACTGACCTTCCTGCACCTAATAGGTGATAAACCTGGAGTTCATTGACCTTAGTAATCATAACTGACATTACTCTAATCAGTAACTAATCTTGTAGTTTCGTATTCTGTAACTAATATTAACCtcaaagataattttatttcgtttcTCAACGATTTGTTTTagtcttaaaaatttatttacatcttAAAATCGGAATAAGCACCAAAAATCcttcaatttgatacccaACAACCTATATTTTAAGTAAGATATTAAAACTTAACCTTAAAAAGTGACAGTTAAAATCcgccatcttggattttaaattattttttgttaaaaatcataaaaaaattgattttattcaCGATTTTGggtctcaaaaattttttttatgatactaaaaattttttaaatatcaaaatcggAATAAGCATCGCAAATCcttcaatttgatacccaACAACCTATATTTTAAGTAAGATATTAAGACTTTACCTTAAATAGTGACAGTTAATATCCGCCAtctttgattttaaataaatttttgttgaaaatcataaaaaaattgttaattttatagtttcatacccaataataatattaagctcaaaaaaattgattttatccgccattttgattctcaaaaatttgtttatcatgctaaaaatttatttaaatcttaaaatcgGAATAAGCACCAAAAATCcttcaatttgatacccaACAACCTATATTTTTGGTAGATATCAAAatataaccttaaaaagtgACAGTTAATATCctccattttgtttttcaataatttttttataaccttaaATACTCCAAAATCGGAATAAGcatcaaaaatcctttaaattgATACCCAACAATCCTATATCATCATTAAGATAACaaaacttaacctaaaaaagtgACAGTTAATAtccgccatcttgattttagttctaattctttaattttgtttatcttAAGAAATATCTGAGATAAATccatcgtgtttgggctcaaataactcgatttttaattttaaatcgattacaaacacttttgattaatttcaaatggattattttctaaaatatttttgaaatcttaaaataaatacgttATTTATAAGATGGAAGTGCAAAAATAGTTCGATAACATCCTGCAGTGGGATCTTTAGCAGAACAGGAAATCCTCCCCGAGTAACTTCAATATTGTTTACGTTTTTAACTCGTATTTTCCAAGTTGGCTTCGCGAACGTCCCATGTTGCCAATTCGCCGCAGTGCGGGATCGCTTTACGGCTTTATTTGGCTTGAAACGCATTTGGCAGATGCAGTCCCCGGCAATAATCGTAAGGGGGTCGAAGATCgtaaagaattttattgagTGTCGGAAATGATTGCGCAATAAAGaggtgttttgaaaaaaagcggcGCCAACTCCACCTGCCACCAACCTGATTTTAATCCCCCATTTAATCGCCGAAAAATAACGCGagataaaacttttattaaacgGGCAAAGCGAATAATTTCATTATCAGCCAATTAACAGGTTGGCTTTATGAGCTCAACAGGcgtaaattttgataacaatgcTTGTTTCTGGCGTCCCATAGGGGAGATGTCACGAAaacgaatttaattcaaaGTAATGAATGAGTGAGGATTTTATTGTGGGATTACACCGGGGTCTAAATCTGTGATGATATCTACATCAACAGCTTGTAAGTTCATTGGCATAAAATCGCATTCCACGGGCCACACTAAATCTTGATACGAGTCCAAATAGGGCACAATTCCATAAACTTTCGTGTAATTCCTGAGTTCAATGGTGTATTGGGAAGCTAAAAGGAATTCTAATACGCTACTTTCTGGCAAAAATGGCATTAAAATCTTTGAATAACTCTGTTGTAAAACATAATCACTTTGAAACGTTGTTGTAACTCTTCTTTTTGAAGACATCGAATACAATGATTGATAACCTTTGCCAGCGCCTGCGAAAGAAGGTGTGGATTTTGCGTCGTCGgaatcatcatcatcaacaaCAACAGGTTCTGGGGGTTTCGCTTTTTCGGTTACGTTTAAAATACCACCCAAACTATAAAGTTTTTCGATAACATATTTCACTTTTTCCATCGTTTCAGTTAAATCAGCGTTaggatttaatttttcaagcagcGTTGGTGGTCGCCCGGACGTGGCAGTCCACTCCTTTATGATTCTTTGATTCACATGGTGATAAGCCACCAATAATTTCAATCTTCCGAATCTTGGCCCCGCGGGATCTTTCGAATCATCGAAAAGAAGCTTTCTTAAATGTCTCACCAAACCTTGTTCTGTACCATCAATAATCACGCAAAAATATCTTTGATAATGAAGTAGGAATCCCGTTAATTTTTCTTCCGCGTAGAAAGAATTTACTGCTGTTATTACAGTCTCGAAATAGTCTTCAATCGCATCGTCTAGACCATCGgatgtttgaaatttatgatCACCTATATAAATTAAGCGATGAAGATACGCTGCTTTTGAAGCACCTTTCATGTTTTCTTTGATCACATTTAAAACCGATCTTTTTGTTAGATCTATTTGTCTATCTTCGTGTTTATGATGTGCATGGGGTTTAGATTGCggttttgattttttactcatttttttGCAATCAATTCGATTTAATTAGATGAAATTGAATGTCTAATTTTTGACTTGAATGACATACAGCTAGTAGGAGAAGACAAACGTCCAATTTTGACGACCACAACCGAGATCATAGCTTTCCAATTACACCCCAGCAATAAATAAACAGGTGTACGAATGAGGCAATACGTTCGCTCTAATTAATTAGAGAGTGCAGTGGCGTCCGTGGCGCTGGGGTCTGTCTCGTTCGTACGTTTCGTGGGGTTTCGCTCTACAAATCACACGTGGTCACAATGCGAACCGATCCTATCAGAATTCAACGTCTATTAGGGATGTGAGGAATGTCCTAGCACATTGTTCTGTTGaggaaaaattttgttgttgtataacctaacctcgaATATTCTTTTGTAACCTTAAAAGTTTCCATTAATTCCAAACCTGtatttgagaaaaaagaatttctCTTAACCTCATTGCatagatttttaaacatttttattaaaactaccgTTCAAcctggaaattttaaatttggtataagttAACTTTGAACGTTTctttatagttttaaaaagtttcatttcttaataccAAACTGTCTTCGTATGACACTTTAAGACACTCGTATGTTTTTCCTGTAGCAAGAAATCTTAATGTTGCTGCTAGTCTCTCATGTGCTGATATTGCATTTCTCATAACAGTCTATTCTATTCTGCAGAACAAGTGTTAAGCCAAGTACAGCTATCAGATCGTCGTCGTCCATTGTTAGTTTGTTCCAACTGTCTTTAACTGAGAGTTTATGGCAAAACTGTGCATGCAAACCCTAACGTATATGTGTATAACGTGTACAATATGAAACTCGGTTATACATGCAACGCTAAAACCATCATGCAAACCCTAAGGTGTTTCTAATgtttcgaatgtttctagttctcggtctagtgttagttcctcACGAAAGTAATCGTACAGTTCCAAATGTTGCAATGAACGATGGAATCTGCGTAGTGCTAGTACTTAGTAGATTCATTCTCCATTCGTTTTTAATACAGCTTTCAATCTTCTCGGTATTGATTGCACAATAGTGATGTCAagtttagttactttttagtatttttaacTATCCGTTACTTTCAGAAAAAGTATTCGTTACTTTGTACTCGTTACTCGTTACAAGTAATCGTTTGCATGTGCGTTCGAGTACTCGCTTGCGCTTGAGGTTCGAATACTTGTTTGCGCTCGAGGTTCGATTACTCGTTTGCGATAGAGTACTCGTTTTAGTTGAACacgatatttttgaaaacaaatactGTACGTATGTTATATTGTGTTTGTTACGCAGTAGCGTAGTATGCATAGTAATGCACTGTGCACTAATATCAGAAAATAGAGTGTAGGTTATGGGATTTACTTTTTCACTGCATATTAtaacaaagaatttttcttaattattattatttaattattaataacttacgTTTCTCTTATTATaaactgaccggcaaaaaaaaccggccactgtaaatttgccacaacttcaAAGCTGGTGGATAGGttgattcttctgtaataatcctgcgatagaaattttcgttcagattttaattttagcatATACGGGGTGAGAAAAATGAGTAAGACTTTTTattctcgaaatttgtaacACCCTGCGGGCTGCAGTTGCTACAGCAGAGGGTATTACCTGGAATCAAACAgtagcccaatcttttctgagcattttctttttttattcactctattatctctgttactaacgaagatgcagtaTTTTAAAGCGATCGCCTGTGAAAACAAGATGAGTGAGAATAGTAGCTGATGACCGTTTCATTGTTCTAAGCAATCGTAGAACGACAGCTGTAGAGGCCGCTGTGATGTCAGTGAGAGAACCATTCGCTGAAAACTTGCTAGAACTGGTCTGGCTGCAAGAAGGCTGCCAAAGGGCCGAGGCTGCTTCCTAGATATCGACGTGCATGTCTTCAATCTGCGCGCTTACATGTGAATTGGGAGATCGAGCAATGGAAGAATGAGTACTGCAATGGAGGTCTTTTTTACGGATGAGTAGTGGTTTTGTCTACTATCACCCGATAGTCAGAAACGAATATGAAGACGTTGAAATAAAAGATTTGTGGACTACACAATTATGAATCAATTGTCCGGTAGGACAGGATGACGACGAATGCGTCTCTGAAGTTAGTCCCAAAGATGTTCGATAGTGTTAAGGTCCGTTCAATACCCATCTCATCAAGATATTCGCTAACCACACGTGCTACGTGCGGTCGCGCATTGTCATGCATTACCGTGAATCCGTCACCAATAAAATGGGAATAGGACATGACAGCTTCTTGCAGAATATCTTCGATATAACGGTGGGCATTTAGCGTGCCATTTTCAACAAAGATGACCGCTGTATACGCTTCCGTCGAAATACCCGCCGATACCATGACCGAACCTCCATGGAAAGGTACTCTTTTCGAAATTGTGCAAGTCGCAAACCTTTCATTACAACATCTCCACACTCGTTCTCGATCATCAGGTGGCCGGAGACAAACTCGGGACTCGTCAGTGAAGAGCACCTTACCACAGTATAAAGTAAAGCAGTAGTCTCACTTCGTGTCGGCACGTTTGACGTCGTGTCCGTAGATTTTTTACTGCGCATCCGCTGCGCGCATCATTGAAATAAATGttgcaacaaacttttatgtCGATGATAAAGATCTCATAAGGTAGCAAACGTAGTATGAATGCGCGCAGCGTGTGCGCTGTAGCAAATCTGATTACGCCATATAAGGCAAGTGAGAGTACTGATTTACTTTATACTGTGACCTTACCCCATTGTTCCATTTCCCAATTCGTATGTAGGTGTCCAAATTGAAAACGTGCTCGCCGATATCTCTGGAGCAGCCGCTGTCTTTTGGCAGGTCTTCTTGCAGTTAGATCACTTTCAGTAAGTTTTCGACGAATGGTTCTTTCACTTACGTCAACCCCACGCACCATTTGAAGGCGATGCCGACTTTCTACAGCAGTCGTTCTACGATTCCTCAGAGTGTTTAGCACAATAAATCGATCATCAACTGCTGTTGTCACTCGTCTTCTACCGGAACCTTGCCGCCTAGTAAAATTTCCTGTTTCGACATATCGGTTCCAGGCATCCTGAACTGTTGTTCGGGGTATACCCAACGTATGGGCAACGTACCGCTGACTTTTGCCATCTTcaattaaactaataatacCCGCAACATCAGTTATTGACAACTGTCAATTTACTATTCGAAACAACTGACATACGCTACCTAGCGCGCCACCTTATTTTGTATGCTTATTTATCTTGTTTTCACAGGCGTTCGCTTTAAAAcactgcatcttcgttagtaacagagataatagagtgaataaaaaaacaaaatgttcagaaaagattgggctaccGTTTGATTCAAGTTAACACCCTCTGCTGTAGCATCTGCACCCCACAgggtattaaaaatttcaagaaaaaatgcTTTTCTCATTCTCACAACccgtatatgctcaaattaatatctgaataaaaatttctatcgcaggattattacagaagaatcaacctttcgatcaaaaaaggaatcatcaaaatcgaatgagtGGTTCGCGAGAAACCCACCTTTGAAATTGTGGCAAAATTTAagtggccggttttttttgccggtcagtttataacaaaaatatttgaaagttgtaacaaattaacAATGGAAAACAAAACTTCTTCTATAAATCAagcaataataaaagaaaaatattaaaacaacaataaaagatattaCAGCTTATTATtgcaatgtaaaaataaatttttttgcacATTTCGACTTTTAAGTCGATTTTGCCTATCCGACAATACTTGGCAAGCTTTGGAAACAGTAACTGTTAGATCCAAAGTAACTGGTACCGATGTGATACGGTAACAGTTACTTCGGATCTTGCTTAGTAACGAGTACTCGTGTAACGAATAGTTACTTTTTTTACATCACTATTGCACAAGCTTTTCAGTATAAGAAATCGGAATTTTTCCCCATTCTGTCAATGTTGTGTTTTCTAATtgctttttctaaataatccCACACGTGTTTTATGAGGTTAATATCTAATGACTGTGGACAATGTAGCTGCTTAGACACATTATATGATCAACACACCATAACAAACCCCCATGCATAACTGTTGGTAGAAGATTTCTTTAAATCTAGTACatccaaaaatgttgtattttGACTCGTCTGTAAACATCACACTTTTCCAAAAATCCTTTTCTTTGTGCATGTTTACAAATTCAATACGCGTTTTCTATTCACGTCACTAGTGTAGGGTTTCTTATAACCGGCAGATCGCAAAACTCTTCTCACAGTTTTTACACTTACAGTTTTATTAACTTGATTTTGAAGCTTATACGAGGTTTTGCGATAACTTCTTCTCTAATGCAATTTTGAACTGCTCGTATGTGGtgcattttcaatatttttggtatctacaaactttttaattatgtacTGAATAGTAAAAGCATTTTTGTTAAGACAAGCGACCTCGTCTTAATCAAACATTTTCTACACTAAATTAAGCCGAAGTCATTTATTGAGAGTAGAcaatacaatatttattatctaATGTTTTATCGATTGTTAtctttgacatattttgaGAAACACCATAATCTGGGAGCTCCCTTGAAAGGATTAGAAaatgtacagtgtgttaattaattatcgtatccgacgtcatcattgcaagtatgcaaccaatatcacagtgcaatacgcatcatacgcaaatcacgtattgcaataaaaatactgtgatattggttgcatacttgcaatgatgacgtcgggtacgataattaattaacacactgtatagtATAGGCCCAAAGATCCATATTTTCCTTGAAGTGTTCAAGTTTTGAACGAGACTATAGAGGTCTTGGTTtcacatttaatttatttccaccccttttaaaatacaaatcaacaaaatcaataaaaaaattaggtaaacatttccaataaaattagaacaacAAAAGACATCAATCATTCACATAATACAGGTCCCTGTTGGTACATTACTATAATTAGACGAGACTAACTTCGAGACAAATTGTTGTCTTGCAGGCTTGAGTGATAAATAATCCTTGCGGCTGACAAGCGGGCGTTCAATTTTAACAGCCCGCATTCgccaaaaatagaaaattagaaaatttcaaattttaaatttaaaattagggacgttcattaaaaactattaaaaactCGTTAAGTTCCCATCGGATAAACGAAACGAGAACTGAAAGCCATCGATGACTACTAATATCTAgtcaaaataaacaattaattaccCCGAAATCGAAAcgttttcaattaaaaccgCGATTGATTTACAGTCGCGCTCCGACTGTGTGAaattaaaccaatattttaCGTCACAatctgataaaattaaattgaagtCGTAATTCACCGAGTGATAGATAAAAACCCGCTGACTTTCGACGcgccctttttaattttaatccggCGGTTATCTATAATATAAGAAATTTAAGGTTTATTATGGAaagtttgaaataaatttttatgaatatgaaataagGGTTGACACAAacgtatataaaaaaagacaATATTGCGTACACCTTTCGTCCCTTTCCCAACATTTTATATACGATATTTAATATGACGGTACAGTTTAGTGGTACTGGTGTAATAAAACCTCGTTTTTATACGTAGTACTAAAACTCTAAAATAGGCAATAAAAGTTCTCCTCTCTTTGCTCCTTCTGGAGCGGTCCGGCGACCCTTCCTTCTTCTTCGGAGAGGACTTAGTACAAGATCCTGTGACATGAATATTTGATGATCTTAACCCATAAATAATTCTGGCCGTCAGGGAGACCtttgttttcgaaatttgattttttttgtggacTTTAATTCGATAAGACACGGATTTTCTTATAAATCACCCCgcttttttcttttccactgcgatttaaaataagaaaaaaatgttgtctcATCAGATGAAAAGACCAAATTAGCGCGAGACATTCTGAGGCGTTAAATTCTTGTACGCCTGTCCTGATACGAAATTTACTAGCTTTTATCGTTTATTTATACATTCCGGGTGCGttcttaaagaaaaaacttggCCGACATCCAGGAAAATCAAAGTAGTCATTGTCCCATAGTTGTTCTCCAATTTTACAGAAATTGATGGAACTCGTTCCTTCCTATTCATCACAATCAAAGAGAAATCTATTTCCGCCTAACAACCTCCGTTACCCTGTCACTTTTTGTCAGGTCAAAGGGTCAAAAGTTTTTCCCTTAACACTATTAATCTTGTAACACTTGAATTCTATAGCTCCCGTTGACAAATCCACCAAGATGAAGGTCTGACAGTTGGTTTTACAACTTATCATTATTTTAGaagtaaataagaaaaaagttctaagaagtttcaattatttatttcttgggCAGTTAACGTAATCACATTATTTAATGTTAGTACCCTAATTGGAAATGGGTCGTCTCGGTGTCGTTAGGGTGACGAAAGTCGATTGAATTCTTCCTCGACAGGACAATATGCGAGGACATTCCTCTCAACCCTAATAGACGTTGAATTCTGATAGGATCGGTCCGCATTGTAACCACGTGTGATTTGTAGAGTGAAACTTACGAATGAGACAGATCCCCAATGTCACTGATGTACCCTCTCTAATTAATTAGAGTGAACGCATCTTATATTATTCTGAACATTAATCGTATCACAACTTTTATATCATCAACTATTATACACGTCACATGAAACCGCAATGCTTATTGTGTATGTTACGTTGTCTAACTCAACGCTTGGAAGTAACATAAATGTCTTTTTGCCAAGGTCAATGACATTAGAGTTAATAAGAACACAGCATTTTgaatagtttttaaaataaacatagcgAGATTGtagcgggcgaggcgctacaatgtATGCTGCTCTAAAGCCTCGCTTATACGGAAGTTGTATGTTGTTGTGTAATAAGCCAAGGTctcttgcggccgaggcgctgcAATGTATGTACAGGGTCTGTCACGACGAGCTGAGTCTATATGTATATAGAAAACTACAGGcactatttttgtgaaaattttgacagatgCAACcctttacaataaaaataatttttcgaaattacatTCGAGTCCGGCCAAATATGCTCAGGACTAGGGTTCGGAATACCGACCGAAAATTGAATACCGGTATTTCGGTATATTTTCAATGTGATACCGGTATACCGGTATTAATACCggtattggaaaaaaatataaagatgcTAAAAATCTAGAGGTAAAATAATGAATGAAacgaaatttgataataaatttattataaaaatgtaaaataaataaataattattcattataTATATCAATAAGTCGTAGTGCAAATGCTTAATATGAAATACTTATTTGTAATACGACTTATTAAAATGTGCTCTTCAAATACATAGGTTTTCTAATGTATTATCATTAAGTTTACAACGGATTGTTGTACAAAAACTTTGGACTGATGAGAAAACCCTCTCTGATTCCACGCTTGTTGGAGGAATGGTGATTTGATTATGTAGTCATacattttttgaagatgactGCTTGGCTTTCAAAGTGCTACTTTTGGAAATTAGTGGAGCAGATGATAATTTTTCGTTAATAGCgatatttattcttattcACTTGATGTActagttaaatatttttgttcatGTGATGTACTCGGTAGGTTTTCTTTGTTTTCGTCCTTTAGTCTATTTAATAAACTTACAATTTTTTGTCTTATATTCGTTTTGgttaataacgaaaaaaagAAGATATTTTGTGTATTGTTGTGTAGGTATTGTAATACTTGAGACAAACTTGAGTGACGTTCTAATAGTCTCTATAATAAAGTATTATGTAAGTTTTGCAATTGGGAAATTTGATTCTTTAAGAGTTTCTATCATAAATGTTACAGCTACATCTGCCATTAAGAGGTTTGCATCTCTTCGACATAGAGCCTCCACTGCTAATTTGACAGGTGTTAGTGATGATATTGCATCATTAATTTtacggaaaataaaaaattataaaaatacgaaaataccGAAAAATACCGGTATTGTGGAAAAAATACCggtattaaaatttgacaaaaatCGGTCGGGATCCCGGTATCGGTATTACCGGGATTCCGTTATTCCGAACCCTACTCAAGACCCATAGCTTACATAAcccttgaaaagtttttttaaaaaattatacaggtGGTCATAAATTTGCGCCGAATTTCCCTATCTAAGtcaaaaacttcatttttttaaatcgcaaccccaattttttccttcACCAGCGTATTGTACGCTGGGAAATAAGGGAACTTTGTTGTTGAACCTATATCTAAAATGTATGGTTTTCGtagaaacttgaaaaaatgaaattttcttggtTACTCATCAATTGGCTTTGGTTTGAAGGAACCAAATCGAAGAAACAAAAACTATCGTATTGAAGCAAATAATTTGACTTTTACGTAGCAAAAGTGTTAATCATGCTCCGTTTAGGATTTAGTaattgtacagggtgggcaaatttgggtgttactataggctatctcagaaactataagagatacgaaaaaagtaggtgccatgtcccggtctctttttccgagactaatccaatcccgcaaaGACCAAACCTCTaccttcttttgtttttaagttatagccaaaaagtcaaattttcgcgatttcaaaaaatgctcatatttcatttatttttgaaattggagaaatggggttgatacgttcttaagacacttttttgagtAGAATACACTGCcgttaaaagat from Onthophagus taurus isolate NC chromosome 5, IU_Otau_3.0, whole genome shotgun sequence harbors:
- the LOC139429786 gene encoding uncharacterized protein, with translation MSKKSKPQSKPHAHHKHEDRQIDLTKRSVLNVIKENMKGASKAAYLHRLIYIGDHKFQTSDGLDDAIEDYFETVITAVNSFYAEEKLTGFLLHYQRYFCVIIDGTEQGLVRHLRKLLFDDSKDPAGPRFGRLKLLVAYHHVNQRIIKEWTATSGRPPTLLEKLNPNADLTETMEKVKYVIEKLYSLGGILNVTEKAKPPEPVVVDDDDSDDAKSTPSFAGAGKGYQSLYSMSSKRRVTTTFQSDYVLQQSYSKILMPFLPESSVLEFLLASQYTIELRNYTKVYGIVPYLDSYQDLVWPVECDFMPMNLQAVDVDIITDLDPGVIPQ